From Aegilops tauschii subsp. strangulata cultivar AL8/78 chromosome 5, Aet v6.0, whole genome shotgun sequence:
GTGCTGGGTACGCCAGCAGTTAATTAACAAGTCCGGCTGCGTGTGTCGACCATGGAATGGATGCGTCGTTGGTTTTGCATTCTCGAATTAACTAACAAGCCTAGGTCTAGGATATATGATGATCATCGCATATAGGAGTATCTTGTAATAATACTGGATTTATTTATTTCACAATAAACCCCCGTAATTTACAGCTTTTGTGCTACACCAAGAATTCTGAAATTTGTCCGTTCTTATCGGTCGGTCGGTCACGACACAGCAAGCAAGCTAGATCCCTGCCTATCTGCCACAGCGGGGGATCCCCTCGATCTACAGCAAGTTCAAATGGAACAATGATGATCTCTTCGATCCAAGCTCTCTGGTTCTTCACATGTGCAGCTGCTGGCTGAGGAACGGATGGATCAGCATGCCGCTGTACTGATCCGCCGGGAGCTGCAGCTGGCTGCAGTACAAGCTGCCGCTGGATCTCTTCCTCTTCATGCCGTTATACCTATCGCCATTCATGCCGTAGTCATCTACATGCGCCTCGGGTAGCTGAGGCACGTCGATGGTGTCGTTGTTCACGTAGCCGTTGTTATTGTTATAGTGTAGCGTTTGTTGCCATGGAGGCTGCGAGTAGATGAGTGGGTTTTCCGGCGGCAGCTGGTAGTCTGCTCCGGCGTCCGACGACGAGGCGCCGGCGCCGTCGAGGAGGAGGTGCGAGAGCGCGGCGTAGTCGACGGTGTTGAGCAGGTCGGTGAGGGAGCACGACTTGGCGATCGCCATGGGGCGGAACTGCTGCAGCTGGAGCtggtcgtcgccgtcgccgtcgaaGGCCTCCGACTTGGGCGACGATACGGTGTGGTTGTTCTGCGAGTCCTCCACGGTGGAGCTCTCCTGCTCATGCTCTTGTTCCTGGTCAGAGGAGGAGAAGTTGGGCAAGTTGCCGCACTTCTTGTGGATCCTACACAGCACCCAGTCATCCAGCTGCATGAACAAATAAATAAAAAACCCAGATTAATTCACTGATTAAACAAGCTTTTCAAATGCAAACAATTAAGTCGAGTAAGATGTAGCTTATGGTACAAGCAACTGCTCTTACCAAAGTGAAGAAAAAATGCCTCAAAAatagtaaataaataaataagtgAAGGAAAAAAAATGCCCACCCTCATGGAGGATCCTCTGCGCTTGGTGGTCCGGTTGTCGGCGGCTGTGAGGCGGTACTCGTGCATGATCCAGTCGGTCTTGACGCCCTTGGGCGGCTTGCCCCTGTAGAACACTAGCGCCTTCTTGACGCCGATGCTCTCGTTGGCCGGCGTGGACAGGATGGCCTTGTCGGTGCCGGTGGCCTTCCAGTAGCCGGACCCGGCGGCGCGGTTGGGGCGCGCGCCGTTGGGGTACTTGCGATCCCGGGGGCTGAAGAAGTACCACTCATTCTCCCCGAACAAGGCCTTGCCTGCAAAGTTCAAACAAGAAGATTAGTAACCAGAGCAGAGTTGGAGCTGATTGATCGAAGGATGGAGTCGATTAGTTTTAGTTATGTATATATACCGGGGAGGTCCCATGGGTTGCACTTGTAGATGTTGACCTCGGCGATGATGGGCACGGGGCTGGGCATGGACGCGGCCTGCCTGCCGAGGTAGTGGACGatgagctcctcgtcggtggggTGGAACCGGAAGCCGGGAGGGAGGGCGGGCATGGCGGCGCTGCTGCCCATTGGCATGGCTGGCGATGGCGAGCAGGTGGGAACGGAATCAGTATGAGTTGGTGTgggctgctggatgatgtgatAGTGAGCTAGGTGGCTAGCTGGAaagcgggaggaggaggagaagatggcTACTGCATATGAAATGCTGTGTGGTGTGGTGTTGATGGGAGGCTTGAAATTTTTCAGATGCAGGGAGTGGGGCGTGGATTTATAGGTGCCATGGCTTGTCTCTTTGCGAGTCAGCAGCGAGGTGGTGGGTGGATTAGTATCGCGAGGGGCAGAATCGGCAACTAATTACTTTGTTTATTTACGTCATCACGTATTACCTTTCTTTTCAGATACCAAGACTAATGAACTTGTCTGCCTCTGCATCAGTGGAGTGTACTGAAGTTATATTCTGCCTCACGAGGGCAAAACTAATACTGCTGCCGGGGCGTAGAAAAACTACTCAAGCCTAGATTCACACCGGAATTAATCCTTGGAGCGCAAAACACAAGTGCAAACACAGGCGGACACGTGCGAGCGCGATCAAATGCACAAGTTTCTCACCGCGGTGAAAGTGAAACGGGCAAATGGCTAATCAGCCCCTGTGTGCGTACGGGTGAGCTAATCATCGGCGTGGCTCCACGTCGTGTGTGCAGGGGGGACGAACGGGTCGTGGATAACCAACGCAAAAGAGCGGACTTTTTTTTCCCTCTCttctcttcttttcttttggttagCAATAGTAGCAAGCAGCAATGGTGAGGACGACACCGGCTGCGACACCTGTCCGCCTTGTGGTTGCCGCCAATGATATGCACCGTTTGGCGTCTTGCGGGCTCGTGGCCAGCTCGTGCCTGCCTCTGTCTCTATGACCGGCCGCTGGCTCCTTTCTTCCTTCGCTCATTGTTTTTTTAAATCTTGTGTGGAGTTGATTAATGGCGGGGTCCAGATTTCATGTGCTACCGACCGGACCATAGCTAGCACGGCCTCCTGGCTCGTGGGGGCGTGGCCATGGAGAACTTCAGATAAGGAACAATGGGGTGCTGGCCGTACGATCCGCGTCTCCTGTGTGCCATCTACACGTGCCAATAATTAATACTCCATGTATTTAACATTGAAGTGCATCTAGATACATCTGCTTCAACGATAATTGAAATGGATTGGAGATAGTACCAAAGCTGAGGTAGGACTTCATCTCATACTACCGCACGACAAACACGTGCCATTCCTCGT
This genomic window contains:
- the LOC109752501 gene encoding NAC domain-containing protein 1 produces the protein MPMGSSAAMPALPPGFRFHPTDEELIVHYLGRQAASMPSPVPIIAEVNIYKCNPWDLPGKALFGENEWYFFSPRDRKYPNGARPNRAAGSGYWKATGTDKAILSTPANESIGVKKALVFYRGKPPKGVKTDWIMHEYRLTAADNRTTKRRGSSMRLDDWVLCRIHKKCGNLPNFSSSDQEQEHEQESSTVEDSQNNHTVSSPKSEAFDGDGDDQLQLQQFRPMAIAKSCSLTDLLNTVDYAALSHLLLDGAGASSSDAGADYQLPPENPLIYSQPPWQQTLHYNNNNGYVNNDTIDVPQLPEAHVDDYGMNGDRYNGMKRKRSSGSLYCSQLQLPADQYSGMLIHPFLSQQLHM